From a single Anaerolineales bacterium genomic region:
- the rpsF gene encoding 30S ribosomal protein S6: MRNYELMFIIQPDLDETAFNGMVDKVKGWINDAGGSVDKAEIWGRRKLAYSINKQREGQYVLLNVTMNPAATSELERNIRFQESIMRHMLSVVG, translated from the coding sequence ATGCGCAATTATGAACTGATGTTCATCATCCAGCCCGACCTGGACGAAACTGCTTTTAACGGCATGGTCGACAAGGTGAAGGGATGGATCAATGACGCAGGTGGCAGTGTGGACAAAGCTGAGATCTGGGGTCGCCGCAAGCTGGCGTATTCCATCAATAAGCAGCGTGAAGGTCAGTATGTTCTGTTGAACGTGACCATGAATCCCGCAGCCACGTCCGAACTTGAACGCAATATACGCTTTCAAGAATCGATCATGCGACATATGCTTTCTGTAGTTGGTTAG
- a CDS encoding peptidylprolyl isomerase, whose amino-acid sequence MSNDTGKKPVVPHKKHVARLQRERQQSRLILYIFLGILGTVVLLLIYGWLDINYLQSRRPVAKIGDQTILVRDFEPRVRLQRQQLLNDYNTYKQYEQFFGMNVDAQIQQIEFNLNSPSVLGQSVLDQMINEEIIRQEAAKRGITATEEEINAEIEAAFGYFPNGTPTPTLTPAGFDEPAIPEEAFSVVTVTPLASATSLPSTPTTAPTQPAESTSEDGETEPAPTATATLVPTSTATLEPTPTLGPTSTPFPTATPYTYEAFQKTIEDTSENLVRLGFDEEYYRDFFEAQILSRKLKEVVVADVPATETQVWARHILVSDLESAEDIIQQLKSGGDFGELARELSLDTGSGAAGGDLGWFGTGMMVAEFEAAAFALENPGDITETPVESQFGFHIIQLIAKQERPLAADQLEIAKDAAFQDWLTAIRDEYSIETFDIWQQRVPTEPNFITLATQAAEFQLTAQAEALQEFNTPQP is encoded by the coding sequence ATGTCCAACGATACGGGCAAGAAGCCCGTTGTTCCCCACAAAAAGCATGTCGCCCGCCTGCAGCGCGAGCGCCAGCAAAGCCGCCTGATCCTGTACATCTTCTTAGGGATACTGGGCACGGTCGTTCTCTTGCTAATATACGGCTGGCTGGATATCAACTATCTGCAGAGCCGCCGCCCCGTTGCAAAGATCGGCGACCAGACCATCCTCGTCAGGGACTTCGAGCCGCGTGTGCGCCTGCAGCGTCAGCAACTGCTAAACGATTACAACACCTACAAACAGTACGAGCAATTCTTCGGCATGAACGTGGACGCCCAGATACAGCAGATCGAATTCAACCTGAATTCGCCCTCCGTGCTGGGTCAGTCGGTTCTGGACCAAATGATCAACGAAGAGATCATCCGTCAGGAAGCTGCGAAGCGCGGCATCACCGCCACCGAGGAGGAGATCAACGCCGAGATCGAAGCGGCATTCGGATACTTCCCGAACGGCACGCCGACTCCCACCTTAACCCCGGCTGGATTTGACGAACCCGCCATCCCCGAAGAAGCATTCTCCGTGGTGACGGTCACCCCGCTTGCCAGCGCCACTTCGCTTCCATCCACGCCGACAACTGCCCCAACCCAGCCGGCGGAATCCACCTCCGAAGATGGCGAAACGGAGCCTGCTCCGACCGCCACTGCCACCCTCGTGCCGACCAGCACTGCCACGCTTGAACCAACGCCGACACTTGGTCCCACATCCACCCCATTCCCGACCGCCACGCCTTACACCTACGAGGCGTTCCAGAAAACCATCGAAGACACGAGTGAAAACCTGGTCCGTCTCGGCTTTGACGAGGAATACTACCGCGACTTTTTCGAAGCACAGATCCTTTCGCGCAAGCTTAAGGAAGTGGTCGTAGCAGACGTTCCCGCCACAGAGACACAGGTCTGGGCGCGCCACATCCTCGTCAGCGATCTGGAAAGTGCCGAGGATATCATCCAGCAGCTCAAGAGCGGCGGTGACTTCGGCGAACTTGCCCGCGAACTTTCCCTGGATACTGGTTCGGGCGCAGCCGGAGGCGACCTCGGCTGGTTCGGAACGGGCATGATGGTCGCGGAGTTCGAAGCCGCGGCATTCGCGCTGGAAAATCCGGGTGATATCACCGAAACCCCGGTCGAGAGCCAGTTCGGATTCCACATCATCCAGTTGATCGCCAAACAGGAACGCCCGCTCGCAGCAGATCAATTGGAAATTGCAAAAGATGCCGCATTCCAAGACTGGCTGACCGCCATCCGCGATGAATACAGCATAGAAACTTTTGACATCTGGCAACAGCGTGTTCCGACCGAACCGAACTTCATCACGCTTGCCACCCAGGCTGCGGAATTCCAACTTACCGCTCAGGCGGAAGCATTGCAAGAATTCAATACGCCACAGCCGTAA
- the rpsR gene encoding 30S ribosomal protein S18, producing MSDERTSSGGEGGGERRFFAKPKFCQFCADKTLIIDYKKVDLLRKYVTEDGNIRPRRQTGACARHQRAVAAAVKQARHVALLPFTGREFDSGRS from the coding sequence ATGAGCGACGAACGCACTTCATCAGGAGGCGAGGGCGGCGGAGAACGCAGGTTCTTTGCCAAGCCCAAGTTTTGTCAGTTTTGCGCCGACAAGACCCTGATCATTGATTACAAAAAGGTTGACCTGCTGCGCAAATACGTCACGGAGGACGGCAACATTCGCCCCCGCCGCCAGACCGGCGCATGCGCCAGGCACCAGCGCGCAGTTGCCGCCGCGGTCAAGCAAGCCCGCCACGTGGCGCTTCTGCCCTTCACCGGCAGGGAATTCGACAGCGGTCGTTCCTAA
- a CDS encoding single-stranded DNA-binding protein yields the protein MSRGLNKVQIIGHLGKDPEMRYTPSGKPVTTFTVAVSRSWNSADGERHNETEWFNVVAWGTLAEICKQYLVKGQQVYVEGRLQTRRWDDKEGVKHTSVEIVASEMMMLGDRRDSNNNHSQEAENTSADPATGAAEDEFPF from the coding sequence ATGAGCCGAGGCCTTAATAAAGTTCAGATTATCGGTCATCTTGGAAAAGACCCTGAGATGCGTTACACGCCTTCAGGCAAGCCCGTGACGACCTTCACGGTGGCGGTCAGCCGTTCCTGGAACAGCGCGGACGGTGAACGCCACAACGAAACCGAGTGGTTCAATGTGGTTGCCTGGGGAACGCTGGCGGAGATCTGCAAGCAGTATCTCGTCAAGGGACAGCAGGTCTATGTGGAAGGACGCCTGCAAACCCGCCGCTGGGATGACAAGGAAGGCGTCAAACACACCAGCGTGGAGATCGTTGCCAGCGAAATGATGATGCTGGGTGACCGGCGCGATTCGAACAACAACCATTCACAGGAAGCCGAGAATACTTCCGCCGACCCGGCAACCGGCGCGGCGGAGGATGAGTTTCCCTTCTAA